A region from the Mustela erminea isolate mMusErm1 chromosome 10, mMusErm1.Pri, whole genome shotgun sequence genome encodes:
- the MAB21L3 gene encoding protein mab-21-like 3 yields MKSPTAGDLEDCLLAKVDERRQQVSPIVEEVQRIVHHLTAEISHQDIRFQAVPYSDTYNGNIKVLAPSQFLVTIPVKGLAGYREAREQRWRYYTLQGERLSCPLQDPEGLQQWLEVEQFMKSLWQWHEADVNIEGDIVPAKVLQVFRKLVENAIGTCHLSGKVSMLTHHSAVWVAVETATGQVELELVPAVEIPTAWSAKARWPPCLRRWPSRQRVECIKSFGFALLACSHYHWQLSFLQAEQVLLEQLDEDGGCRRKCLRALRQMKEDVWCPGRRPVITSHHLQTVLFWTCEKYPRQKDWRVFSKAFLRLVRKLHKCVSQHFLKHYFVRKSNLLRSANSGDLDAVAQRLALFLKNPQISPP; encoded by the exons ATGAAATCCCCGACTGCAGGAGACTTGGAAGACTGCCTCCTGGCTAAG GTGGATGAGAGGCGCCAGCAGGTCTCCCCGATTGTGGAGGAGGTGCAGAGGATCGTCCACCACCTGACCGCCGAAATCAGCCACCAAGACATTCGATTCCAGGCTGTCCCTTACTCTGACACGTATAATGGGAACATCAAG GTTTTGGCCCCCAGCCAGTTCCTGGTCACCATCCCAGTGAAGGGCCTGGCCGGGTACAGGGAGGCCAGGGAGCAACGCTGGCGTTACTACACGCTGCAGGGCGAGAGGCTGTCCTGCCCCTTGCAGGACCCAGAGGGCCTGCAGCAGTGGCTGGAGGTGGAGCAGTTTATGAAGAGCCTGTGGCAGTGGCATGAGGCGGATGTGAACATTGAGGGCGATATTGTGCCCGCCAAGGTCCTCCAGGTGTTCCGGAAGCTGGTAGAAAATGCGATTGGAACCTGTCATCTTTCAG GTAAGGTCAGCATGCTAACACACCACTCTGCAGTTTGGGTTGCCGTGGAAACAGCCACAGGGCAGGTGGAGCTAGAGCTGGTCCCCGCTGTGGAGATCCCTACTGCCTGGTCTGCGAAAGCTCGGTGGCCTCCCTGTCTGAGGCGCTGGCCTTCCCGACAGAGAGTGGAGTGCATCAAG tcCTTTGGGTTTGCCCTGTTGGCCTGTTCCCATTATCACTGGCAGCTGAGTTTCCTGCAGGCCGAGCAGGTGCTGCTGGAGCAGCTGGACGAGGACGGGGGCTGCCGCAGGAAGTGTCTCCGGGCCCTGAGGCAGATGAAGGAGGACGTCTGGTGTCCAGGAAGGAGGCCGGTCATCACGTCCCACCATTTGCAG acAGTGCTCTTTTGGACTTGTGAGAAGTACCCACGCCAGAAGGACTGGCGGGTCTTCAGCAAAGCCTTTCTGCGCCTGGTGAGGAAGCTGCACAAGTGTGTAAGCCAGCACTTTCTGAAGCACTATTTCGTGCGAAAGAGCAACCTCCTCCGGTCTGCCAACTCAGGCGACCTGGACGCTGTCGCCCAGAGGCTGGCCCTCTTTCTGAAGAACCCCCAGATCAGCCCACCCTGA